The following coding sequences are from one Cydia splendana chromosome 15, ilCydSple1.2, whole genome shotgun sequence window:
- the LOC134797809 gene encoding protein phosphatase inhibitor 2-like, translated as MAQNLQKKPSKGILKTSRSVDVQSSDGAPSTSKRAKEQRFDEMNIMETFHPANKDYGHMKVDEPKTPFSEPVDGDMEPVDELDANILAAKLAASMNKPPKCVETDSDDDMDESDEARERRLEFEKKRKMHYNEFQALQLARKLLAQEEEEEEEKKTT; from the exons ATGGCTCAGAATTTGCAAAAGAAGCCCTCCAAGGGCATACTGAAGACGTCACGCAGCGTGGACGTGCAGAGCAGCGATGGGGCTCCGTCGACGAGTAAGCGGGCGAAGGAGCAGCGATTCGACGAGATGAACATAATGGAGACGTTCCACCCGGCGAATAAGGATTACGGGCACATGAAAGTGGACGAGCCGAAGACGCCGTTTTCTGAACCCgttgacggagatatggagccGGTGGATGAGCTGGACGCGAACATTTTGGCGGCGAAGCTGGCGGCTAGTATGAACAAGCCACCTAAGTGCGTGGAGACCGACAGTGACGATGACATGGACGAATCGGACGAGGCGCGGGAGCGCCGGCTCGAGTTTGAGAAGAAGAGGAAAATGCATTATAATGAGTTCCAG GCATTACAACTCGCTAGAAAGCTGCTAGCCCAAGAAGAAGAGGAAGAGGAAGAAAAAAAGACCACCTGA